One Fusobacterium ulcerans DNA segment encodes these proteins:
- a CDS encoding DMT family transporter has product MKKALLFGIGASFFFSFTFVLNRQMNIGGGNWYWSSSLRYLFMLPILFCIVATKKQLSPVIEDIKKNPVSWFIWSTVGFGFFYAPLSFASAYGASWLVAGTWQLTIIAGALMSPFFYTIVDGEKIRSHIPKKFLLVSLVILTGIFLMLSEEAKKISIIDSLFVVVPVLFAAFSYPLGNRKMMELCSSRLNTLQRVFGMTLCSIPFWIIIVIFGFVQTGPPGHNQLIQSFIVAVSSGVIATIMFFKATDMVKGDTHKLAVVESTQVGELIFTLLGGVLVFHDTIPTTLGIVGIILVAVGMMVNSFIQE; this is encoded by the coding sequence ATGAAAAAAGCACTTTTATTTGGTATTGGAGCATCTTTTTTCTTTTCCTTTACATTTGTTCTCAATAGACAGATGAATATTGGAGGAGGAAACTGGTATTGGAGTTCATCTTTAAGATATCTCTTTATGCTTCCTATTTTATTTTGTATAGTAGCAACAAAAAAACAATTATCCCCAGTTATTGAAGATATCAAAAAAAATCCTGTTTCATGGTTTATATGGAGCACTGTAGGTTTTGGATTCTTTTATGCTCCTTTAAGTTTTGCTTCAGCATATGGAGCTTCATGGCTGGTAGCAGGAACATGGCAGCTGACTATTATTGCTGGTGCTCTTATGTCTCCATTTTTTTACACAATAGTTGACGGGGAAAAAATAAGAAGCCATATTCCAAAAAAGTTTCTGCTTGTTTCTCTTGTTATTTTGACTGGTATATTTCTTATGCTTTCTGAAGAAGCTAAAAAAATATCTATCATTGATAGTCTTTTTGTAGTTGTTCCTGTTCTTTTTGCAGCATTTTCTTATCCACTGGGAAACCGTAAAATGATGGAATTATGCAGCAGCAGATTAAATACTCTTCAAAGGGTATTTGGAATGACATTATGCAGTATTCCATTCTGGATAATCATTGTAATATTTGGTTTTGTGCAGACAGGACCTCCAGGCCATAATCAGCTTATTCAATCTTTTATTGTTGCTGTCTCATCTGGAGTTATTGCCACAATAATGTTTTTCAAAGCTACTGATATGGTTAAGGGTGATACTCACAAACTTGCTGTTGTAGAATCTACACAGGTTGGAGAGCTTATATTCACTCTTTTAGGAGGAGTTCTTGTTTTTCATGATACTATTCCTACCACACTAGGAATAGTTGGGATAATTTTAGTAGCTGTTGGAATGATGGTTAATAGCTTTATTCAGGAATAA
- the pepF gene encoding oligoendopeptidase F has protein sequence MLKREDIDKKYKWNLEEYYPSWEVWDRELAQTRELMKKVPEYKGKIKYSSEKFTEMIQLEEKIGRTIEKLYIYPYMLKDINSKDETASVKLQEIMSILTEYSVATSWMTPEILEIPQETMEKWIEKNPVLKEHKFSLMEIYRLQGHVLDEGKEKLLSYYGQYMGAPDDIYGELSISDMKWNEVELSDGYKGPVTNGIYSKVLATNRNQEDRKKAFEALYGSYDANKNTYAAIYRSLLQRDAASSKARNYKSTLDKALEPKNVPSEVFETLLKSAIDNNAPLQRYVKLRQKALGLEGYHYYDNSINIVDYNKEFSYDTAREMVLNSVAPLGQDYSEKMNKALSEGWIDVYETENKRSGAYSIGIYDVHPYMLLNYQSTMDDVFTLAHELGHTMHTILSNENQPYASSNYTIFVAEVASTFNERLMLDYMIKNSEDPKEKIALLEQALGNIVGTFYIQTLFANYEYQAHKLVEEGKAVTPDVLSGIMDNLFKQYFGETLTMDELQKIVWARIPHFYNSPYYVYQYATSFASSANLYDRITNEKYGMEERGAATSAYLELLKSGGNDHPMNQLKKAGVDLEKEESFHAVAKEFDRLLDQLESELEKLENNK, from the coding sequence ATTTTAAAAAGAGAGGATATAGATAAAAAATATAAATGGAATTTAGAGGAATATTATCCAAGCTGGGAGGTATGGGATAGAGAACTTGCTCAAACAAGAGAACTAATGAAAAAAGTTCCAGAATATAAAGGAAAAATAAAATATAGCTCTGAGAAATTTACAGAAATGATTCAGCTTGAAGAAAAAATTGGAAGAACAATAGAAAAACTGTATATATATCCATATATGCTGAAGGATATCAATTCTAAAGATGAAACAGCATCAGTGAAATTGCAGGAGATAATGTCTATTCTTACAGAATATTCAGTAGCAACTTCTTGGATGACTCCTGAAATATTGGAGATCCCACAAGAGACAATGGAAAAATGGATTGAAAAAAATCCTGTTTTAAAAGAGCATAAATTTAGTTTGATGGAAATATACAGACTGCAAGGACATGTACTTGATGAAGGAAAAGAAAAACTTTTATCTTATTATGGGCAATATATGGGAGCTCCAGATGATATATATGGAGAACTTTCTATTTCAGATATGAAATGGAATGAGGTAGAACTTTCTGATGGGTATAAAGGACCAGTAACAAATGGAATATATTCAAAAGTTTTAGCTACTAATAGAAATCAGGAAGATAGAAAGAAAGCTTTTGAAGCTCTGTATGGATCATATGATGCAAATAAAAATACATATGCAGCAATATATAGATCTCTTCTTCAAAGAGATGCAGCTTCATCAAAAGCAAGAAATTATAAATCTACATTGGATAAAGCTCTTGAGCCTAAAAATGTACCATCAGAAGTATTTGAAACACTTTTAAAATCAGCAATAGATAATAATGCACCACTTCAAAGATATGTAAAACTTAGACAAAAAGCTTTAGGTTTAGAGGGATACCATTATTATGACAACAGTATAAATATTGTTGACTATAATAAAGAGTTTTCATATGATACAGCAAGAGAGATGGTTCTAAATTCAGTAGCTCCATTAGGACAAGACTACAGCGAAAAAATGAATAAAGCTCTCAGCGAAGGTTGGATAGATGTATATGAAACTGAGAATAAGAGAAGTGGAGCTTATTCTATTGGAATTTATGATGTTCACCCATATATGCTTTTAAATTATCAATCTACTATGGATGATGTATTTACACTAGCACATGAGCTTGGACATACAATGCATACAATACTTTCTAATGAAAATCAACCATATGCTTCTTCTAATTATACAATATTTGTAGCTGAGGTAGCTTCTACATTTAATGAAAGACTTATGCTTGATTATATGATAAAAAATAGTGAAGATCCAAAAGAAAAAATAGCATTACTGGAGCAGGCTTTGGGAAATATAGTAGGTACTTTCTATATTCAGACTTTATTTGCTAACTATGAATATCAGGCTCATAAATTAGTAGAAGAAGGAAAAGCAGTAACACCAGATGTATTAAGTGGAATAATGGATAATCTGTTTAAACAATATTTTGGAGAAACTCTTACTATGGATGAACTTCAAAAAATAGTTTGGGCAAGAATACCACATTTCTATAATTCACCATATTATGTATATCAATATGCAACAAGTTTTGCATCATCAGCAAATCTCTATGACAGAATAACTAATGAAAAATATGGAATGGAAGAGAGAGGAGCAGCAACTTCTGCATATCTTGAACTATTAAAATCAGGTGGAAACGATCATCCAATGAATCAGCTGAAAAAAGCTGGGGTAGATTTGGAAAAAGAGGAGAGCTTCCATGCAGTAGCAAAAGAATTTGATAGACTGCTGGATCAACTGGAATCTGAGCTTGAAAAATTAGAAAACAACAAGTAA
- a CDS encoding YbaB/EbfC family nucleoid-associated protein, with amino-acid sequence MVRKLKGGRTGNGASNQMDILKQAQSMQQQMMVVQEGLKEKELTASVGGGAVTVRVNGQKELLEVKLSDEIVKEAAEDKEMLEDLILSAVKEAMRQADELAEAEMGKVTGGINIPGLF; translated from the coding sequence ATGGTAAGAAAATTAAAGGGTGGAAGAACAGGTAATGGAGCTTCAAACCAAATGGATATATTAAAACAAGCTCAATCTATGCAGCAACAAATGATGGTAGTTCAAGAGGGGCTTAAAGAAAAAGAATTAACAGCATCAGTTGGTGGAGGAGCTGTTACAGTAAGAGTTAACGGACAAAAAGAACTATTAGAAGTTAAATTAAGCGATGAAATAGTTAAAGAAGCTGCTGAAGATAAAGAGATGCTTGAAGATCTTATTCTTTCAGCTGTAAAAGAAGCTATGAGACAAGCTGATGAATTAGCAGAAGCTGAAATGGGAAAAGTAACAGGTGGAATTAATATCCCTGGATTATTCTAA
- a CDS encoding HU family DNA-binding protein has translation MNKKEMAKLYQKMTSEKISIMEAKEEIEEFLETVKEAIALDGEVRFPKRGAFEILTRQPRLVANPITKEQMKIYPKKTVRFRASKKMK, from the coding sequence ATGAATAAAAAAGAGATGGCAAAGCTATATCAAAAAATGACTTCAGAGAAAATTTCAATAATGGAAGCAAAAGAAGAGATAGAAGAATTTCTTGAAACAGTAAAGGAAGCTATCGCCTTAGATGGAGAGGTAAGATTTCCCAAAAGAGGGGCATTTGAAATACTCACAAGACAGCCTAGATTAGTAGCCAATCCTATAACCAAAGAACAGATGAAGATTTATCCAAAGAAAACAGTGAGGTTCAGAGCATCCAAAAAGATGAAATAA
- a CDS encoding ACT domain-containing protein, translated as MNLRILSTDFSICKIKNLKDVNFEDEFVFIGKTDEEISLVCSEKYVPQEYIECDNGWKGFRIEGVLDFSLVGILAKISGILAENEISIFAVSTYNTDYILLKADKFDKAVEILKKADYIFK; from the coding sequence ATGAATTTAAGAATTTTATCTACTGACTTTTCTATCTGCAAAATAAAGAATCTTAAAGATGTAAACTTTGAAGATGAATTTGTTTTTATTGGAAAAACTGATGAGGAAATTTCATTAGTGTGTTCTGAAAAATATGTCCCACAGGAATATATTGAATGTGACAATGGATGGAAAGGATTTAGAATAGAAGGAGTTTTAGACTTTTCATTAGTTGGTATTCTTGCTAAGATATCTGGTATTCTTGCTGAAAACGAAATAAGTATATTTGCTGTTTCTACATATAATACAGATTATATCCTTTTAAAAGCTGATAAATTTGATAAAGCAGTGGAAATCCTAAAAAAAGCTGATTATATTTTTAAATAA
- a CDS encoding AbgT family transporter produces the protein MKQEKKGFFNKFLDFIEVGGNKLPHPVTLFVLFCLTIIIVSGITEKMGVSATYNALNKKTGNFEQITVTVKSLTNAAGIRYIFNSMVKNFTGFAPLGTVLVGIIGIGVCEGSGLMSSTIKKVVMGTPRRAITAIVVFAGVMSNVASDAGYVVLVPLGAVIFLSFGRHPLAGLAAAFAGVSGGFSANLLLGTTDPLLGGITTEAARLIRPDYFVAATANYYFMFVSTFIITALGTIITEKIVEPRLGPYHGDVDHDMKELTDLERKGLRAAGLVVLAYLAVMLFLTLPANAVLKVDGSLKAWTSSGLIPAMMFFFLLPGLAYGFTAKTLKSDKDVAKLMGKALAGMGGYMALAFTASQFIAYFGYTNLGTILAVKGADTLKSIGFTGLPLILGFVLFTAFINLFMGSASAKWAIMAPVFVPMLMELNYSPEFTQAAYRIGDSSTNIISPLMSYFAMIVAFMQKYDKDSGMGTLISMMLPFSICFLLGWTILLAIWFAFGLPIGPGVFIEFSKMLG, from the coding sequence ATGAAGCAAGAAAAAAAGGGCTTTTTCAATAAGTTCCTTGATTTCATTGAAGTTGGTGGAAATAAACTTCCACATCCAGTGACACTTTTCGTGTTATTCTGTTTAACTATTATCATAGTATCTGGAATTACTGAAAAAATGGGTGTGTCTGCTACTTACAATGCTTTAAACAAAAAAACAGGGAACTTTGAGCAAATAACAGTTACTGTTAAGTCTTTAACTAATGCTGCCGGTATAAGATATATTTTTAACTCTATGGTTAAAAACTTTACTGGGTTCGCTCCATTAGGTACAGTTCTTGTAGGTATTATAGGTATTGGAGTTTGTGAGGGAAGTGGACTTATGTCTTCTACTATCAAAAAAGTTGTTATGGGAACTCCAAGAAGAGCTATAACTGCTATAGTTGTTTTTGCTGGAGTTATGTCTAATGTTGCATCTGATGCTGGATACGTTGTTCTTGTTCCATTGGGAGCAGTTATCTTCCTTTCATTCGGAAGACATCCACTAGCTGGATTGGCTGCTGCATTTGCTGGAGTATCAGGAGGATTCTCTGCAAACCTTTTACTAGGAACTACTGACCCATTACTTGGTGGTATCACTACAGAGGCTGCAAGACTTATCAGACCTGATTACTTTGTTGCTGCGACTGCTAACTACTACTTCATGTTTGTGTCTACATTTATCATCACTGCTTTAGGTACTATTATTACTGAAAAAATAGTAGAGCCTAGACTTGGACCTTACCATGGTGATGTTGATCATGATATGAAAGAATTAACTGATCTTGAAAGAAAAGGATTAAGAGCTGCTGGGCTGGTTGTACTTGCTTATCTTGCAGTTATGTTATTCCTTACTTTACCAGCTAATGCTGTATTAAAAGTTGATGGAAGCTTAAAAGCTTGGACTTCTTCTGGACTTATTCCAGCAATGATGTTCTTCTTCTTACTTCCTGGATTAGCTTATGGATTTACTGCTAAAACTTTAAAAAGTGATAAAGATGTTGCTAAACTTATGGGTAAAGCTCTTGCTGGAATGGGTGGATACATGGCCCTTGCATTTACAGCTTCTCAGTTTATAGCATACTTTGGATATACAAATCTTGGAACTATCCTTGCTGTTAAAGGTGCTGACACTCTTAAATCAATAGGATTTACAGGATTGCCGTTAATTCTTGGTTTCGTTCTATTCACTGCATTTATCAACCTATTTATGGGTTCTGCATCAGCTAAATGGGCAATCATGGCTCCAGTATTCGTTCCAATGCTTATGGAACTTAACTACTCGCCTGAATTTACTCAAGCTGCTTATAGAATTGGAGATTCATCTACAAATATCATTTCTCCATTGATGTCTTACTTTGCAATGATAGTTGCTTTCATGCAAAAATATGATAAAGATTCTGGTATGGGAACTCTTATTTCAATGATGCTTCCATTCTCAATCTGTTTCTTACTTGGATGGACTATACTTCTAGCTATCTGGTTTGCTTTCGGATTACCAATTGGACCAGGAGTATTTATCGAATTCAGTAAAATGTTAGGATAA
- a CDS encoding DMT family transporter has translation MNYLGELYALITAFGWTFSSIFFEAASKKADSITVNVIRLIMGIIMLGSATFLSRGVFFPTDSTLHNWTFLSISGIIGLFLGDMFLYESYILIGARICMLFMTMTSLIVGLFGFLFLGESLTLVQTIAMFITCSGVLMVVLKPKSENPEDKKLSPKGIAFITTAVILEALGNIFTKIGAKGYDPSSSTQIRMICAMGVFLFYLTFKKKWGKIFISFTDKKLLGLILLGTVTATVGITFLISAFNLINAGVASTFSSISPIIVIPISIIVFKEKVKIREIAGAFVSVIGIALFFL, from the coding sequence ATGAATTATCTTGGGGAACTCTATGCTTTAATAACGGCTTTTGGTTGGACATTCAGCTCTATATTTTTTGAAGCAGCTTCTAAAAAAGCTGACAGTATAACAGTTAATGTAATCAGACTTATTATGGGAATAATTATGTTGGGGTCAGCTACATTCCTCTCAAGAGGAGTATTTTTCCCTACTGATTCCACATTGCACAACTGGACTTTCCTGAGTATTTCTGGAATAATTGGATTGTTTCTTGGAGATATGTTTCTCTATGAATCTTATATTCTCATAGGAGCAAGAATATGTATGCTCTTTATGACTATGACTTCTCTTATTGTAGGTTTATTTGGATTTTTATTTCTTGGTGAATCTCTTACACTTGTTCAGACAATAGCTATGTTTATCACATGCTCTGGAGTCCTTATGGTAGTCTTAAAACCCAAAAGTGAAAATCCAGAGGATAAGAAGCTCTCTCCTAAAGGAATAGCCTTTATTACAACCGCAGTTATCTTAGAAGCTCTTGGTAATATTTTTACAAAGATAGGAGCAAAGGGATATGATCCAAGTTCATCTACACAGATCAGAATGATTTGTGCTATGGGGGTATTTCTGTTTTATCTTACATTTAAAAAGAAATGGGGAAAAATATTTATCTCTTTTACTGACAAAAAACTTTTAGGACTTATTCTGCTTGGAACTGTTACTGCTACTGTTGGTATTACTTTTCTGATTTCTGCCTTTAATTTAATAAATGCAGGAGTTGCTTCAACTTTTTCATCTATTAGTCCAATTATAGTAATTCCAATATCTATAATTGTTTTTAAGGAAAAAGTTAAGATTAGAGAGATAGCTGGTGCTTTTGTTTCTGTTATTGGTATTGCTTTATTTTTTCTATAA
- a CDS encoding hemolysin family protein: MDETPGTTNVISQLLFLLILTIANAFFAGAEMATVSVNKNKIKMLAENGNKNAQLLQELLKEPTKFLSTIQVAITLSGFLASASAATSFSAPLDILMTKLGIPYGETIAIIIVTVVLSFFTLVFGELVPKRIALQKAEAISLFTVKPVLFISRLTSPFIKLLSFSTGLVLQVLGMKAENLEENISKEEIKSMVEAGQANGVFNETEKEMINSIFEFDDILASEIMIPRTDVYSIDIDASIGEYLDELLETKHSRIPVFEGDIDNIIGVLYIKDLILEARNKGFENVDIRSILRKPYLVPESKNIDTLFKEMQKSKKYIAILIDEYGGFSGIVTMEDLVEEVMGNIDDEYDDNEPKLEKIDNHIYLVDGLYPVDELIDILNIDIVSKNHNTISGYLIDTLGEIPDNSYLDKEIKINNTIFKIKSIKENRIDKIELILK; this comes from the coding sequence ATGGACGAAACACCCGGTACGACCAATGTCATATCACAATTATTATTTCTTTTAATTTTAACTATTGCAAATGCTTTTTTTGCTGGTGCAGAAATGGCTACAGTTTCTGTGAATAAAAACAAAATCAAAATGCTTGCTGAAAATGGAAATAAAAATGCTCAGCTTCTTCAGGAACTTTTAAAAGAACCTACAAAATTTTTATCAACTATACAAGTAGCTATTACTCTTTCTGGATTCTTAGCAAGTGCTTCTGCTGCTACCAGTTTCTCTGCTCCTTTAGATATTCTTATGACAAAGTTAGGAATACCCTATGGAGAAACCATTGCAATTATCATAGTTACTGTTGTTCTATCATTTTTTACTCTGGTTTTTGGTGAGCTTGTGCCTAAACGTATTGCATTGCAAAAGGCTGAGGCAATCAGTTTATTTACTGTAAAACCTGTTCTGTTTATTTCAAGACTTACTTCACCTTTTATTAAGCTTCTGTCTTTTTCTACTGGTCTTGTTCTTCAAGTTCTAGGAATGAAAGCTGAAAATCTCGAAGAAAATATTTCAAAAGAGGAAATAAAATCCATGGTGGAAGCTGGTCAAGCAAATGGTGTATTTAATGAAACTGAAAAAGAAATGATAAATTCTATATTTGAATTTGATGATATATTGGCTTCAGAAATAATGATTCCACGAACAGATGTTTACTCTATTGACATTGATGCTTCTATTGGTGAGTATTTAGATGAATTATTAGAAACAAAGCATTCCAGAATACCTGTATTTGAAGGAGATATAGATAATATCATAGGTGTTCTTTATATAAAAGATCTTATTTTAGAAGCTAGAAATAAAGGCTTTGAAAATGTAGACATTCGTTCTATACTTCGTAAACCTTACCTTGTCCCTGAAAGTAAAAATATAGATACACTGTTTAAAGAAATGCAGAAATCTAAAAAATATATCGCCATACTTATAGATGAATATGGAGGCTTCTCTGGAATAGTAACCATGGAAGATCTTGTGGAAGAAGTAATGGGAAATATTGATGATGAATATGATGATAATGAACCTAAACTTGAAAAGATAGATAATCATATTTATTTAGTTGATGGACTTTATCCTGTTGATGAACTTATAGATATCCTGAATATTGATATTGTTTCTAAAAACCACAATACAATCTCAGGGTATTTGATAGACACTTTAGGAGAAATTCCTGATAATTCTTATCTTGACAAAGAAATAAAAATAAATAATACTATATTTAAAATAAAGAGTATTAAAGAAAATAGAATAGACAAAATTGAGCTTATTCTAAAATAG
- a CDS encoding SPFH domain-containing protein: protein MSSFIVFLLFVFIVVLIAFHVRIVPQSRAYVIERLGGYKETWNVGINFLVPFIDRVAKRVSLKEQVIDFKPQPVITKDNVTMQIDSVIYFQITDPKLYTYGVENPMNAIENLTATTLRNIIGDMELDATLTSRDTINTEMRAILDEATDPWGMKINRVELKNIIPPREIQDAMERQMKAERERREAILRAEGQKKSAVLVAEGEKESQILRAEAEKQSAILRAEGQKEVAIKEAQGKAEAILSVQKAEAEAIKLLKEADASKEVLMIKGMETFSKVADGKSTKIIIPSELQNLTTFSTLFGEFKEKDIAKK from the coding sequence ATGAGTTCATTTATTGTATTTTTACTATTTGTATTTATTGTGGTATTAATAGCTTTTCATGTGAGAATAGTGCCTCAATCAAGAGCTTATGTAATAGAAAGACTTGGGGGATATAAGGAAACTTGGAATGTTGGAATAAACTTTCTTGTTCCTTTCATTGACAGAGTTGCTAAAAGAGTTTCTTTGAAAGAGCAGGTTATTGATTTTAAACCACAGCCTGTTATAACTAAGGATAACGTAACTATGCAGATAGACTCTGTAATATATTTCCAAATTACAGATCCTAAACTATACACATATGGAGTAGAAAATCCTATGAATGCTATAGAAAATCTTACTGCTACTACTCTTAGAAATATAATAGGAGATATGGAGCTTGATGCAACACTTACTTCTAGAGATACTATCAATACTGAAATGAGAGCTATTCTTGATGAAGCTACAGATCCATGGGGAATGAAAATAAACAGAGTTGAATTGAAAAACATCATTCCACCTAGAGAAATTCAAGATGCAATGGAAAGACAGATGAAAGCTGAAAGAGAAAGAAGAGAAGCTATTCTGAGAGCAGAAGGACAGAAAAAATCAGCAGTTCTTGTGGCAGAAGGAGAAAAGGAATCTCAAATCTTGAGAGCAGAAGCTGAAAAACAATCAGCTATCCTGAGAGCAGAAGGACAGAAAGAAGTTGCTATAAAAGAAGCTCAAGGTAAGGCAGAGGCTATATTATCTGTACAAAAAGCAGAAGCAGAAGCAATAAAACTATTGAAAGAAGCAGATGCAAGTAAAGAAGTACTTATGATAAAAGGAATGGAAACATTCAGTAAAGTTGCAGATGGTAAGTCTACTAAGATAATTATTCCATCAGAACTTCAAAATCTAACTACATTCAGTACTTTATTTGGAGAATTTAAAGAGAAAGATATAGCTAAGAAGTAA
- the sppA gene encoding signal peptide peptidase SppA, giving the protein MKFLNFLKKFILGTILFVIKEIFSFFIKAFLFLVVIFSIVAFFAKTTLEKDKVVIEKGSYIEVDLSKEYKEKGKNLPGFLRGQDTNFFSMLKTFDYLERDSNIKGVVLKLDNLSLNSAQVEELGKKLDSLKKNKKEVYSYMTMADNRNYSLAIKSDHIFMPPAMSAPVNITGYYGELMYYKLLADRMGIEFNVIHVGDYKAYGENLTKEHISKEYKENIERMYNKKYANFVNNITVERKVNHDFINEKILNGDLMASEPNQMKKLNLIDEFMYYENLKQVIGEGKLLSFESYNSFLSKNSLLGSSTNKRKDKIALIYAEGTMYMDSPSGGISGNTTPNVLIEEINKALKDDGVKGIVLRINSPGGSALSANIISNKIIEANKIKPIYVSIGGVAASGGYYLAASGEKIYADKESLTGSIGVVSIIPNIKKMLGNVSINVDEVKKGEYSDIYSMVKDFDADKRDKLYASNLKVYNEFIDTVSFGRKLNRQHVEKIAQGKVWLGEEALELGLVDEIGGLEDTVKGLADDLKLVEYDTVEIINAPNYDSIIKKYVPAVKMLEKYDSFILDKELYFKPIYYFPYDINL; this is encoded by the coding sequence GTGAAATTTTTAAATTTTTTAAAGAAATTTATTTTGGGAACGATTTTATTTGTAATAAAAGAAATATTTTCTTTTTTCATAAAAGCTTTTTTATTTTTAGTAGTTATATTTTCAATCGTGGCATTTTTTGCAAAAACAACATTGGAAAAAGATAAAGTAGTTATTGAAAAAGGAAGTTATATAGAAGTAGATTTATCAAAAGAATACAAAGAAAAGGGAAAAAATTTACCCGGGTTCTTAAGAGGACAGGATACAAACTTTTTTTCTATGTTAAAAACTTTTGATTATTTGGAAAGAGACAGCAATATTAAAGGTGTAGTATTGAAGCTTGATAATTTGTCTCTTAACAGTGCTCAGGTAGAAGAGCTAGGGAAAAAATTAGACAGCTTAAAGAAAAATAAAAAAGAGGTATATTCTTATATGACAATGGCTGATAATAGAAATTATTCATTAGCTATAAAGAGTGATCATATCTTTATGCCACCTGCAATGAGTGCACCTGTAAATATAACTGGGTATTATGGAGAACTTATGTATTATAAACTTCTGGCAGACAGAATGGGAATAGAATTTAATGTTATTCATGTGGGAGACTATAAAGCGTATGGAGAGAATCTTACAAAAGAGCATATATCAAAAGAATATAAAGAAAATATAGAAAGAATGTATAATAAGAAATATGCTAATTTTGTAAATAATATAACTGTTGAAAGAAAAGTTAATCATGATTTTATCAATGAAAAAATTCTGAATGGTGATTTAATGGCATCAGAACCAAATCAGATGAAAAAATTAAATCTAATAGATGAGTTTATGTATTATGAGAATCTTAAACAAGTAATTGGAGAGGGAAAACTTCTTTCTTTTGAAAGCTATAATTCATTTTTATCAAAGAACAGCCTATTAGGATCAAGTACTAATAAAAGAAAAGATAAGATAGCTTTAATATATGCAGAAGGAACAATGTATATGGACAGCCCTTCAGGAGGAATTTCTGGAAATACAACTCCTAATGTGTTGATAGAAGAGATAAATAAAGCATTAAAAGATGATGGTGTAAAAGGAATAGTTTTAAGAATAAACTCACCGGGTGGATCAGCACTGTCAGCTAATATTATAAGCAATAAGATAATAGAAGCTAATAAAATAAAACCTATATATGTATCAATAGGAGGAGTAGCAGCTTCTGGAGGATATTACCTAGCAGCTTCTGGAGAAAAGATATATGCTGATAAAGAAAGTCTTACAGGTTCAATAGGAGTAGTAAGTATAATTCCAAATATAAAGAAAATGCTTGGGAATGTATCTATTAATGTAGATGAAGTAAAAAAAGGAGAATACTCAGATATCTATTCTATGGTAAAAGATTTTGATGCAGATAAAAGAGATAAACTTTATGCTTCAAACTTAAAAGTATATAATGAATTTATAGATACTGTTTCTTTTGGAAGAAAGCTTAACAGACAGCATGTAGAAAAAATAGCTCAAGGTAAAGTATGGTTAGGTGAAGAAGCTTTGGAGCTGGGACTGGTAGATGAAATAGGAGGACTGGAAGACACTGTAAAAGGGCTTGCAGATGATCTTAAATTAGTAGAATATGATACTGTTGAGATAATAAATGCTCCAAACTATGATTCTATTATAAAGAAATATGTACCAGCAGTAAAAATGTTAGAAAAATATGATTCATTTATTTTAGATAAGGAGCTTTATTTTAAGCCTATATATTATTTTCCTTATGATATAAACTTATAG